The Raphanus sativus cultivar WK10039 chromosome 2, ASM80110v3, whole genome shotgun sequence genome includes a region encoding these proteins:
- the LOC130508480 gene encoding uncharacterized protein LOC130508480, producing MSNLTKLEINALDITGSNYMTWAVGARMHLRGSGLLETIDNTKTVSDEKKAKAMIFLRHHIHDGLKDEYITKEDPGDLWQSLKERFDHQKYVILPKAKHEWIHLRFQDYKSVSEFNSAMFGITSRMMLCGEKISDYDMIEKTLSTFHPENVVLQQQYRVNGFKRYSELMQILLVAEQNNQLVLLNHQARPTGSAPFPEVNVASSSYDNWRGRGRGRGRGRNHGRGRGRGRRFRPYDERTKKDSQENERDRDDKRQTEKVCYRCGMKGHWVRTCRTPRHLADLYRESQKGKEKSGGETNFISDEPGPSFHDLNDDTHLDVSDFLVEPENIDV from the coding sequence ATGTCGAATTTGACAAAGCTCGAAATTAATGCCCTGGATATTACGGGAAGTAATTATATGACCTGGGCAGTAGGTGCAAGAATGCACCTAAGAGGTAGCGGGCTTTTGGAAACCATCGATAATACTAAAACGGTGTCGGATGAGAAAAAGGCTAAAGCCATGATATTTTTACGACACCACATACATGATGGTTTAAAAGATGAATATATTACGAAAGAGGATCCTGGGGACCTCTGGCAATCTCTTAAAGAGAGGTTTGATCACCAGAAGTATGTGATCTTACCAAAAGCCAAACACGAGTGGATCCATCTCCGGTTCCAGGACTACAAAAGTGTAAGTGAGTTTAATTCCGCTATGTTCGGAATTACTTCAAGGATGATGTTATGTGGAGAGAAAATAAGTGATTATGATATGATCGAGAAAACTCTCTCCACATTCCATCCTGAAAATGTAGTCCTGCAGCAACAGTACCGGGTGAATGGATTTAAGCGTTACTCGGAGTTGATGCAAATCCTCCTTGTAGCGGAGCAAAATAATCAACTCGTGTTGTTAAACCATCAGGCTCGTCCCACTGGATCTGCTCCATTCCCCGAAGTGAATGTTGCATCATCCAGTTATGATAATTGGAGAGGACGAGGACGTGGACGTGGTCGAGGTCGAAATCATGGTCGTgggagaggacgaggaagaagattcCGTCCGTATGATGAAAGAACTAAAAAGGACTCCCAAGAGAATGAAAGGGACCGGGATGATAAAAGGCAAACAGAAAAGGTTTGCTACAGATGTGGCATGAAAGGTCATTGGGTACGTACTTGTCGTACGCCAAGACACTTAGCCGATCTGTATAGAGAATCCcaaaagggaaaagagaaaagtGGAGGTGAAACGAATTTCATCTCGGATGAACCCGGGCCATCCTTTCATGATTTAAATGATGATACTCATCTCGACGTATCAGATTTTCTGGTTGAGCCAGAAAACATCGATGTGTGA
- the LOC130508479 gene encoding F-box protein At1g10895-like, translating to MMKKRICDLPPRLVGEKILSKVPITCVGEVRSTCKLWDRLTREWIVGGKEEAAKHQFLGFVTVDFKVCSLRFRKEEDAVDLSIKQVGLLNQYEVRQVFHCEGLLLCVLEEDRSKLLAWNPYLGQTRSISSRTGDDFDALDVYLFGYDMNRNHKMLRFHETFGLKPLHLPFLVYSCEEAVTLSSFRDEKLALLHQKGHEIIEALEIWITTKFDDQPFNAAAVTWSKFMNVDMRPLIGDRFVRFDEHFAGFFLIGSDEEEKVAVVFDMDGYEFCFELVTTTDYYHTAFIIGDDGYYKTVSLGVAPNTWKHDPLQIYVPTGYVPQCYYPPFVCSSSYLPSLVQLNNQPPRQRD from the exons atgatgaagaagaggatatGCGACCTTCCACCGAGACTGGTTGGGGAGAAGATACTGAGCAAGGTTCCGATAACATGTGTGGGAGAAGTGCGGTCCACTTGCAAACTGTGGGACCGTTTAACCAGAGAATGGATTGTGGGTGGTAAGGAAGAAGCGGCAAAGCATCAGTTTTTGGGGTTCGTAACGGTGGATTTCAAGGTTTGTTCATTGAGATTCCGCAAGGAAGAAGATGCTGTTGATTTATCTATAAAGCAGGTAGGTTTACTTAACCAATACGAGGTTAGGCAAGTTTTTCACTGCGAGGGGTTATTGTTATGCGTCCTCGAGGAAGACAGATCGAAGCTCTTGGCGTGGAACCCTTATTTGGGGCAAACAAGGTCCATCAGTTCCAGGACGGGGGATGATTTCGACGCTCTAGACGTTTATCTCTTTGGTTACGACATGAATCGTAACCACAAGATGTTGAGGTTTCACG AGACGTTTGGACTAAAACCTCTGCATCTTCCGTTTCTCGTTTATTCTTGTGAAGAAGCTGTGACCCTCTCATCCTTCAGAGACGAAAAGCTAGCCCTTCTACATCAGAAAGGTCATGAAATCATTGAGGCGTTGGAGATTTGGATCACGACTAAGTTTGATGATCAGCCCTTCAATGCTGCTGCTGTGACCTGGAGCAAGTTCATGAACGTGGATATGAGACCTCTAATTGGTGATCGTTTCGTCCGGTTTGACGAGCACTTTGCGGGCTTCTTCCTCATTGGCTCCGACGAGGAAGAGAAAGTCGCTGTGGTTTTTGATATGGACGGGTATGAGTTCTGTTTTGAACTTGTCACGACCACCGATTATTACCACACTGCTTTTATCATTGGAGACGACGGATACTATAAGACTGTGAGTCTTGGAGTAGCTCCTAATACCTGGAAACACGATCCTCTCCAAATATATGTTCCTACAGGATATGTTCCTCAGTGTTATTATCCCCCATTTGTCTGCTCATCTTCTTATCTCCCAAGTTTGGTTCAACTCAACAACCAACCGCCGCGCCAAAGAGATTGA